One segment of Corynebacterium caspium DSM 44850 DNA contains the following:
- a CDS encoding translation initiation factor IF-2 N-terminal domain-containing protein, with product MAKDIDPTEVVETTPVTKEAKKPTTRRRRAAKKTVIETPVENSATADAVATEVDAVDAVKVAPASKKAPRKATAKRASKTTKKTTKKTTAKTTRAKRTAKATAVTKTTGPAPEDAVLPIAAELTELQKLAQGLDRSVLPVKTRVHALAKQLQMSSKDLVTLLTELGLRKVASSTLVRNEVDMLLDGLIAGSLTASSAAVATPAAVADTAPAAPTAAAESPAQAEPVEATPVEGAQLEKIRHRVEKNVANEIRQIEKRIEKVLSEKTEEEPELSSPAMTAPTETAEATEAAGIAEPEVKTTPAPREQLVDAPIFIAPNTNAAEEVEAGEAEAAEAAEAAEANTAPRRRRGRRGTSRGRGKPAATNTQSETVVSPAPETPDDANLDADFDEELDSAPESLEDNLALQADEQVEQPVALFGSTRLESRRRRRTERREEVRKSDRIVSQAEFLARRESVKRTMVVRERQRTDHHGMVTQVGVLEDDMLVEHFVTSETQTSIIGNIYLGRVQNVLPSMEAAFIDIGRGRNAVLYAGEVNWRDSSLRGSKRRIENALRSGDQVIVQVSKDPNGHKGARLTTQISLAGRYLVYVPEGRNSGISRKLPGPERRRLRDILKEVVPENGGAIIRTAAEGVSADAIAADVRRLHGIWEGIQAIAEKEKENRSGKPIALYEEPDMLVKVVRDVFNEDFNRLIIDGDKAWNTVYAYVNAVAPDLLDRLERHDRSEYGGEDAFEYHRVDEQLKKALARMVWLPSGGSLVIDRTEAMTVIDVNTGRFTGSGGNLEETVTRNNLEAAEEIVRQLRLRDIGGMIVVDFIDMVLPQNRDLVLRRLTEALGRDRTRHQVSEVTSLGLVQLTRKRLGTGLLETFTTQCEKCEGRGVILHADPVEFDDTAEKYAEADSKRRADQRREEEEQRQSRIPRARRHVAGDAELEALADSVLLDPESSTDAEEADTAANSRNGRGRGRRGGRRRPETKAAINEAPGNDFDAIIDAALSKADALDPEEPSGRDYVSALEEYESSPRRRRATRGNSRSDYPPQPEDFTPVTAASEEETAKEVREAEESASKRRRARRTMARRRVRAEQQAAAKIAAEESRTPSEAEVNKAEAEAELLVIRRGRRRAVRRTKVRTNSGNSQTGATRKPATVPEKIIRQDDDIAYEQRKLERGGRRRAILRRVR from the coding sequence GTGGCTAAAGATATAGACCCCACTGAAGTAGTAGAAACTACTCCAGTAACTAAAGAAGCTAAGAAACCAACGACAAGGCGTCGTCGAGCTGCTAAGAAAACAGTTATTGAAACTCCGGTGGAAAATTCCGCCACAGCAGATGCAGTCGCAACCGAGGTAGACGCGGTGGATGCGGTGAAAGTGGCACCGGCATCGAAAAAAGCCCCGCGCAAAGCTACTGCTAAGCGCGCTTCTAAAACTACGAAAAAGACCACCAAAAAAACTACGGCAAAAACTACGCGGGCTAAACGCACCGCAAAGGCAACTGCGGTAACTAAGACTACTGGCCCGGCACCGGAAGATGCGGTGCTGCCAATTGCCGCCGAATTAACTGAATTGCAGAAATTAGCACAGGGTTTGGATCGCAGCGTATTGCCGGTAAAAACCCGCGTACATGCTTTGGCAAAGCAATTACAAATGTCCTCTAAGGATTTGGTAACCCTGCTTACCGAACTTGGTTTGCGCAAGGTTGCCTCTTCTACTTTGGTCCGTAATGAAGTAGATATGCTGCTAGATGGCCTGATTGCAGGTTCTTTGACGGCCAGCTCAGCCGCAGTGGCGACGCCGGCAGCAGTGGCGGATACCGCACCTGCCGCACCTACTGCGGCAGCGGAATCGCCAGCGCAGGCCGAGCCAGTAGAGGCCACGCCAGTAGAGGGTGCCCAACTGGAGAAGATCCGGCATCGGGTGGAAAAGAATGTAGCTAATGAGATTCGCCAGATTGAAAAGCGAATTGAAAAGGTACTTTCAGAAAAAACCGAAGAAGAACCAGAGCTTAGCTCGCCGGCGATGACGGCCCCCACTGAAACCGCTGAAGCTACTGAAGCCGCTGGGATTGCTGAGCCAGAGGTTAAGACCACACCGGCACCGCGTGAACAGCTGGTAGATGCCCCGATTTTTATTGCTCCTAACACCAACGCCGCAGAAGAAGTAGAAGCTGGAGAAGCTGAAGCGGCTGAAGCAGCCGAAGCAGCCGAAGCTAATACGGCACCGCGCCGGCGCAGAGGGCGTCGGGGAACTAGTCGCGGCCGAGGCAAACCAGCTGCCACCAACACCCAAAGTGAAACTGTGGTTAGCCCTGCGCCAGAGACCCCGGATGACGCAAACCTAGACGCTGATTTTGATGAGGAGCTAGATTCTGCTCCGGAGTCCCTGGAAGACAATCTGGCATTACAAGCCGATGAGCAAGTAGAGCAACCAGTGGCACTCTTTGGTTCTACGCGTTTGGAATCGCGGCGCAGGCGTCGTACAGAGCGACGTGAAGAAGTTCGCAAATCAGACCGAATTGTGAGCCAAGCCGAATTTTTGGCCCGTCGTGAATCAGTTAAGCGCACGATGGTGGTGCGGGAACGCCAGCGCACTGATCATCACGGAATGGTCACCCAGGTTGGGGTGCTTGAAGATGACATGTTGGTAGAGCACTTTGTAACCAGTGAGACCCAGACTTCAATTATTGGCAATATTTATCTTGGCCGCGTGCAAAATGTGCTGCCAAGTATGGAGGCTGCCTTTATTGATATTGGACGTGGGCGCAATGCGGTGCTTTATGCCGGGGAAGTTAATTGGAGAGATTCCTCTTTGCGTGGCTCCAAGCGGCGTATTGAGAATGCTTTACGTTCTGGCGACCAAGTTATTGTGCAGGTTTCTAAGGATCCGAATGGGCATAAAGGTGCGCGTCTTACCACCCAAATTTCTTTGGCGGGGCGCTATTTAGTTTATGTGCCAGAAGGGCGCAATAGTGGAATTTCACGCAAGCTACCTGGGCCAGAGCGTCGACGGCTGCGCGATATTCTTAAAGAAGTAGTGCCAGAAAATGGTGGGGCAATTATTCGCACCGCTGCTGAAGGAGTGTCAGCAGATGCTATTGCTGCTGATGTGCGCCGCCTGCACGGGATTTGGGAAGGCATCCAAGCCATAGCTGAGAAGGAAAAAGAAAACCGCAGCGGCAAGCCCATAGCTCTTTATGAAGAGCCAGATATGCTGGTCAAGGTAGTGCGTGATGTTTTCAATGAAGACTTCAACCGCCTAATCATTGATGGCGATAAGGCTTGGAATACCGTTTATGCCTATGTAAATGCTGTGGCCCCTGATCTTTTGGACCGTTTAGAGCGCCATGATCGCAGTGAATATGGCGGCGAAGATGCCTTCGAGTATCACCGGGTAGATGAGCAGCTTAAAAAGGCGCTAGCACGTATGGTGTGGTTGCCTTCAGGGGGTTCGCTAGTAATTGATCGCACTGAGGCTATGACGGTTATTGACGTAAATACTGGCCGCTTTACTGGCTCTGGGGGCAACCTGGAGGAAACGGTTACACGCAATAATCTAGAAGCTGCTGAGGAAATTGTGCGTCAACTTAGGTTGCGCGATATTGGCGGCATGATAGTTGTGGACTTCATCGATATGGTGCTGCCACAAAACCGAGATCTCGTTTTGAGGCGTCTCACAGAAGCTCTCGGACGTGACCGAACCCGGCATCAGGTATCCGAAGTGACCTCTTTGGGTTTGGTACAGCTAACTCGGAAACGCTTAGGCACCGGGTTGCTAGAAACCTTTACAACCCAGTGCGAAAAATGCGAAGGCCGCGGAGTCATCTTGCACGCAGACCCTGTGGAATTTGATGACACCGCGGAGAAATATGCCGAAGCTGATTCTAAGCGCCGGGCAGATCAGCGCCGCGAGGAAGAAGAACAACGCCAATCTCGTATTCCACGGGCGCGCCGGCATGTAGCAGGCGATGCAGAGCTAGAAGCCTTGGCAGATTCAGTACTGCTAGATCCTGAGTCCAGCACTGATGCCGAAGAGGCAGATACCGCTGCTAACAGCCGAAATGGGCGCGGAAGAGGCCGTCGCGGCGGTCGTCGTCGCCCCGAAACCAAGGCAGCTATCAATGAGGCTCCGGGCAATGATTTTGATGCCATTATCGACGCCGCGCTAAGTAAAGCTGATGCTTTGGATCCAGAGGAACCCTCAGGTCGTGATTATGTCAGTGCCCTAGAGGAATATGAATCCTCACCACGGCGGCGCCGGGCTACCCGTGGGAATTCGCGCTCGGATTATCCGCCACAGCCGGAGGACTTTACCCCAGTTACCGCTGCTTCTGAAGAGGAGACAGCTAAAGAGGTGCGCGAAGCTGAGGAATCGGCCTCTAAGCGGCGCAGAGCCCGACGCACTATGGCAAGACGACGAGTGCGCGCGGAGCAACAAGCTGCGGCCAAGATTGCGGCAGAAGAATCCAGAACGCCAAGCGAAGCTGAGGTAAATAAGGCCGAAGCAGAAGCAGAGCTATTGGTGATCCGGCGTGGGCGTAGGCGTGCAGTACGGCGCACTAAAGTGCGTACTAACAGTGGAAATAGCCAAACTGGTGCCACTAGGAAACCTGCAACGGTGCCGGAGAAAATCATTCGCCAAGATGATGACATCGCCTATGAGCAGCGCAAGCTAGAGCGCGGCGGACGTCGCCGAGCGATCTTGCGCAGAGTTCGCTAG
- the rplU gene encoding 50S ribosomal protein L21: MYAIVKTGGKQYKVAEGDLVKVEKIEGEPGDAVALTPVLLVDGATVKSNPSELAGVTVNAEIVDQTKARKVKILKYKNKTGYKVRQGHRQKVTVLKITGVK, encoded by the coding sequence ATGTACGCGATCGTCAAGACCGGCGGAAAGCAGTACAAGGTTGCCGAAGGCGACCTCGTTAAGGTCGAGAAGATCGAGGGTGAGCCGGGCGACGCCGTGGCTCTCACCCCGGTTCTGCTCGTAGACGGTGCAACCGTCAAGTCCAACCCTTCCGAGCTAGCAGGAGTCACCGTCAACGCTGAAATCGTTGACCAGACCAAAGCTCGTAAAGTGAAGATTCTGAAGTACAAGAACAAGACCGGCTATAAGGTTCGTCAGGGCCACCGCCAGAAGGTTACCGTTCTGAAGATTACCGGCGTTAAGTAA
- the rpmA gene encoding 50S ribosomal protein L27, whose product MATKKGASSSANGRDSNAKRLGVKRFGGQVVSAGEILVRQRGTKFHPGENVGRGGDDTLFALKAGAVKFAQKAGRRVVNIVETETANEAVTA is encoded by the coding sequence ATGGCAACGAAGAAAGGTGCTTCCAGCTCCGCTAACGGTCGCGACTCTAACGCAAAGCGTCTAGGCGTTAAGCGTTTCGGTGGCCAGGTAGTTAGCGCTGGAGAGATCCTAGTACGTCAGCGTGGCACCAAATTCCATCCCGGTGAGAATGTTGGCCGCGGTGGCGATGACACCCTATTCGCTCTGAAGGCCGGTGCTGTGAAATTTGCACAGAAGGCTGGTCGACGCGTAGTGAATATCGTCGAAACCGAAACTGCTAACGAAGCCGTAACTGCTTAA
- a CDS encoding S26 family signal peptidase — translation MTGIKRPLQLVAGILSATLLLLLLIGFASGWRSFVVTTPSMGTALPVGTLAITKPANISELAVGDVVTAEVGEDFTRTHRVITLNENSIYTKGDLNGSRDPLALKQENIVGKIAFSSPVLGWILRMIPIIIVVWAVVYLLSRRIDDPINRHRYRMLAVFCGFALSIVIVRPLYGTALLSMRVENAHDGEAVHAVAHTVNTGLMPIKVDGVGKDGTSTGPMSPTGTDGYSKAYEVNKDGKFVFQPRPALSWPWWIGMLLLVISPFAWYYPHYRRILKKEAELEESELAQEGAV, via the coding sequence GTGACGGGCATTAAACGCCCTTTACAGCTCGTCGCTGGCATTTTGTCAGCGACGTTGTTGTTGCTGCTGTTGATCGGCTTTGCATCTGGTTGGCGTTCTTTTGTAGTTACCACTCCTTCTATGGGTACAGCTTTACCTGTAGGGACGTTGGCAATTACCAAACCCGCTAATATTTCAGAGCTCGCGGTGGGCGATGTGGTCACAGCAGAGGTTGGCGAAGATTTTACAAGGACCCACCGGGTAATAACCCTGAACGAAAATTCGATCTACACCAAGGGTGATTTGAATGGTTCGCGTGATCCACTAGCTTTGAAACAGGAAAATATTGTTGGCAAAATTGCCTTCTCTTCACCTGTTTTAGGTTGGATTTTGCGCATGATTCCAATCATCATTGTGGTCTGGGCAGTGGTTTATTTACTGTCACGGCGCATCGATGACCCAATTAATAGGCATCGTTATCGGATGCTAGCTGTGTTTTGCGGTTTCGCGCTATCTATCGTGATTGTGCGCCCGCTTTATGGCACAGCACTGCTAAGTATGCGAGTTGAAAACGCCCACGATGGTGAAGCCGTGCATGCTGTAGCGCACACCGTTAATACCGGGCTTATGCCCATCAAAGTTGATGGTGTCGGTAAGGATGGCACTAGTACTGGGCCAATGAGTCCTACTGGTACTGATGGTTATTCCAAAGCATATGAGGTCAATAAGGACGGAAAGTTTGTATTCCAACCGCGTCCAGCGTTGAGTTGGCCCTGGTGGATAGGCATGCTACTGCTGGTTATCTCGCCATTTGCTTGGTATTACCCGCATTACCGTCGCATTTTGAAAAAAGAAGCCGAATTAGAAGAATCTGAATTAGCTCAGGAAGGAGCGGTATGA
- a CDS encoding LamG-like jellyroll fold domain-containing protein, with protein sequence MSFIKKSEHNRLQKLLLPGFFGALIIAILVIGLIMPPTTGSFVASISNTQNTLKTRKVTNCQKALLDSAAAGGGFQVMNFGYQSTSWDENLVSNNLYDFGNYGYRVYGDGPCKNPRNVFQRINKVGDYIYQSKYTKRYMKENTSFSLETWFRTSNPGGALVGLYGRSSPTLSTYGSTVVQIGTDGSLTFSTSKTQTNEGPFNILTAPGANVGDGQWHQVVATWNTNSRQMELYLDGDLLTTGVGSHPIGQHRYSVIRYGCQYNNRVPGYTATNKNCFLGDLAWGANYERVLSPEEIKEHWDSRQY encoded by the coding sequence ATGAGTTTTATAAAGAAATCCGAGCATAACCGCTTGCAAAAATTGCTCCTTCCAGGGTTTTTCGGAGCTCTGATTATCGCCATTCTAGTAATCGGTTTGATAATGCCGCCCACCACGGGATCCTTCGTAGCAAGTATTTCTAATACGCAGAACACGTTGAAAACGCGGAAGGTTACGAACTGCCAAAAAGCTTTGCTTGATTCAGCTGCTGCAGGTGGCGGTTTTCAAGTAATGAATTTCGGTTATCAATCCACTTCCTGGGATGAAAACCTTGTAAGCAACAACTTATACGACTTCGGAAATTATGGCTACCGGGTTTATGGCGACGGACCTTGTAAAAATCCTCGGAACGTATTTCAGCGCATTAATAAAGTTGGCGATTACATTTATCAGTCAAAATACACTAAACGTTATATGAAAGAGAATACCTCTTTTAGTTTAGAAACCTGGTTTAGAACTTCTAATCCTGGTGGTGCTTTAGTCGGTCTATACGGTCGTTCTTCGCCCACGCTTTCAACATATGGTTCTACGGTTGTACAGATTGGAACTGATGGCTCATTAACTTTTTCAACCTCTAAAACCCAAACCAACGAAGGCCCATTTAATATCTTGACCGCTCCTGGAGCAAATGTTGGTGATGGACAATGGCACCAGGTAGTTGCTACTTGGAATACAAATTCGCGTCAAATGGAGCTTTACCTGGACGGCGATCTACTTACGACCGGTGTTGGGTCACATCCGATAGGGCAACATCGTTATTCTGTTATCCGTTATGGTTGTCAATACAATAACCGTGTTCCTGGATATACAGCCACAAATAAGAACTGTTTCTTGGGTGATCTAGCTTGGGGCGCTAACTATGAACGCGTTCTTAGCCCCGAAGAAATTAAAGAGCACTGGGATTCCCGCCAGTACTAA
- the obgE gene encoding GTPase ObgE: MARFIDRVTLHLSAGDGGHGAASVHREKFKPLGGPDGGNGGHGGDIILRVSPHVHTLLDFHFHPHVKADRGTNAAGNNRHGARAENLILEVPVGTVVRDIDGNMLADLTEVGTEFIAAEGGYGGLGNAALANANRKAPGFALKGEPGEERDLILEMKSVADVGLVGFPSAGKSSLISVMSAARPKIGDYPFTTLVPNLGVVNVGHSTFTMADVPGLITGASEGKGLGLDFLRHIERTALLVHVVDTASMEAGRDPMSDIDALEDELAAYQDQLTEDTGLGDLRERPRVIVLNKADIPEARELAEFLKEDLEKRYGWPVFIISAVTREGLDPLKYKLLEIVEERRKQERRERRKNKEAQVLRPTAVDSKRGRRKAPEFEVMPDPQEEGAYIVTGRRLDRWIAQTDFENDEAVGYLADRLAKAGVEEALFKAGAREGATVSIGDISFEWEPLTSTGEEVTMTARGTDPRLSRASRITAAERKRASQVRRGLIDANQFDEDEVASTDRWQG; encoded by the coding sequence ATGGCTCGATTTATCGACCGTGTAACGCTGCACCTTTCCGCCGGCGATGGCGGACATGGTGCAGCTTCTGTGCACCGCGAGAAATTTAAACCCCTCGGAGGCCCCGACGGTGGCAATGGTGGACACGGCGGCGATATCATCCTGCGCGTTTCCCCCCACGTGCACACCCTCTTAGACTTCCACTTTCATCCACATGTGAAAGCAGACCGCGGTACTAATGCCGCCGGTAATAACCGCCACGGAGCGCGGGCAGAAAACCTCATCTTAGAAGTACCAGTAGGAACTGTCGTACGCGATATTGACGGCAATATGCTGGCAGACTTAACCGAAGTTGGCACCGAATTTATTGCCGCTGAAGGCGGATACGGCGGACTTGGTAACGCAGCTCTAGCCAATGCCAACCGCAAAGCTCCAGGTTTCGCCCTAAAAGGCGAACCCGGTGAAGAAAGAGACCTCATCCTAGAGATGAAGTCCGTAGCAGATGTAGGCCTTGTAGGATTCCCCTCAGCAGGTAAATCCTCACTAATTTCTGTGATGTCTGCCGCCCGGCCAAAAATCGGCGACTACCCCTTTACCACCTTGGTACCAAACCTAGGTGTAGTAAATGTGGGCCACTCCACCTTCACCATGGCAGACGTTCCAGGTTTGATCACAGGCGCATCTGAAGGCAAAGGTTTAGGCCTAGACTTCCTCCGGCATATCGAAAGAACCGCACTACTTGTGCACGTAGTAGATACCGCCTCCATGGAAGCCGGGCGCGACCCCATGTCTGATATCGATGCTCTTGAAGATGAACTTGCCGCATACCAAGATCAGCTCACCGAAGACACCGGCTTAGGCGATCTTCGGGAACGCCCCAGGGTAATTGTGCTAAATAAAGCCGATATTCCTGAAGCCCGCGAACTTGCCGAATTCCTCAAAGAAGACCTTGAAAAACGCTATGGTTGGCCAGTATTTATAATCTCCGCGGTAACCCGCGAAGGCCTGGATCCTTTGAAATATAAACTGCTAGAAATAGTAGAAGAACGACGCAAACAAGAACGCCGCGAACGTCGTAAAAATAAGGAAGCCCAAGTGTTGCGCCCCACAGCAGTGGACTCCAAGCGTGGACGTCGTAAAGCTCCCGAATTTGAAGTAATGCCAGATCCACAAGAAGAAGGCGCCTATATTGTCACCGGACGCCGCCTGGATAGATGGATCGCGCAAACCGACTTCGAAAACGACGAAGCCGTCGGCTACCTAGCAGATCGCCTAGCAAAAGCTGGCGTAGAAGAGGCCCTATTCAAAGCCGGCGCCCGCGAAGGCGCCACCGTAAGCATTGGCGATATCAGCTTTGAATGGGAGCCATTAACCTCCACCGGCGAAGAAGTAACCATGACCGCTCGCGGTACCGACCCACGTCTCTCGCGTGCCAGCCGCATCACTGCCGCCGAACGCAAACGTGCCTCCCAAGTGCGCCGTGGCCTCATTGATGCCAACCAATTTGACGAAGATGAAGTAGCAAGCACGGACCGCTGGCAAGGTTAA
- the proB gene encoding glutamate 5-kinase translates to MSPQTVRETIAKAKRVVVKIGSSSITHPDNFAVDAQRIDHIVDAIATRLNRGSEVIVVSSGAIATGMGPLNLTTRPRDLATKQAAATVGQVHLAYEWGRSLGRYGITAGQVLLTAGDMGQRDRARNAQRALARLSQLGCVPIINENDAVATSEINLGDNDRLSSLVARLTAADALILLSDVDGLYDRNPVDPTAKFISSVKHSADLNGVEAGGGGVVGTGGMASKVSAARIAARGGIPVLLTSAENIGSALADAQVGTVFHPEENCLSAWKFWALYAADSEGTLHLDAGAKAAISRGGNSLLAVGITEISGDFHAGQIVDMVGPQGEFLGRGEVAYESNVLATMLGKHSHELPETQSRPVIHADYLSNLTEYS, encoded by the coding sequence ATGTCGCCGCAAACAGTACGAGAAACTATCGCAAAAGCTAAAAGAGTAGTAGTCAAAATTGGCTCTTCCTCAATTACCCACCCCGATAATTTTGCTGTAGATGCTCAAAGAATAGATCACATAGTCGATGCCATCGCTACCCGCCTAAACCGCGGAAGCGAGGTAATTGTGGTCTCTTCTGGAGCTATCGCCACCGGCATGGGGCCGCTAAACCTCACCACCCGCCCCCGAGACCTAGCTACCAAACAAGCCGCTGCTACCGTTGGTCAAGTACACCTGGCCTACGAATGGGGGCGCTCCCTGGGACGTTATGGCATAACCGCTGGACAAGTGTTACTTACTGCCGGGGATATGGGCCAAAGAGACCGCGCCCGCAACGCTCAAAGAGCCCTCGCACGCCTTAGTCAACTAGGGTGCGTGCCCATCATTAATGAAAACGATGCCGTAGCTACCTCCGAAATAAATCTCGGCGATAACGATCGGCTCTCATCGTTAGTTGCGCGATTAACCGCAGCAGATGCCCTAATACTGCTTTCTGATGTTGACGGCTTATATGATCGAAACCCCGTAGATCCCACCGCAAAATTTATTAGCTCAGTAAAACACAGCGCTGATCTAAACGGCGTAGAAGCCGGTGGCGGGGGAGTAGTTGGTACCGGAGGAATGGCCTCCAAAGTATCAGCTGCGCGCATTGCAGCTCGCGGAGGCATCCCCGTTTTGCTGACCTCTGCAGAAAATATCGGCTCAGCCTTAGCCGATGCGCAAGTAGGAACAGTATTTCACCCAGAAGAAAACTGCCTTTCTGCCTGGAAATTCTGGGCCCTATACGCCGCAGATAGCGAAGGCACCCTACACCTTGATGCCGGAGCTAAAGCCGCAATCTCTCGAGGAGGAAATTCCCTCCTAGCTGTAGGAATCACCGAAATATCTGGAGACTTCCACGCCGGCCAAATAGTAGATATGGTAGGTCCCCAAGGAGAGTTCCTAGGCCGTGGTGAAGTAGCCTATGAATCCAATGTTTTAGCCACTATGCTGGGCAAACATAGCCACGAGCTGCCAGAAACTCAAAGCCGGCCAGTAATTCATGCCGATTATTTATCTAACCTAACCGAATATTCCTAA
- a CDS encoding D-isomer specific 2-hydroxyacid dehydrogenase family protein encodes MKFTMQPTPWSQIVSEVAAAGHEYVADINDADFLIFAGGGTDFPELPSNIKFVQTMFAGLDALREAGKLTDKVRWANAAGLYADSVAESTLGLMLGAGHRYKQIIQASNWEINKELHQTTDFLGPALGRKAKITIYGAGGIAKRLIELLALFGGEITAINNSGTAVAGAARTVAASAVSTGGDGAGLQDPAIADADYLVLLAPLTPATYHLVNAEFLAAMKPSAFLINTGRGPLVDTPALITALETGQIAGAALDVTDPEPLPADHKLWQLPNVLITPHVANTEASMQVALGPLTVENARLFAAGKKMSTEVNIAAGY; translated from the coding sequence ATGAAATTTACGATGCAACCTACTCCGTGGTCGCAAATAGTTTCTGAGGTAGCAGCTGCCGGCCATGAATATGTGGCAGATATAAACGATGCAGATTTTCTAATTTTTGCTGGTGGCGGCACTGATTTTCCTGAGCTGCCAAGCAATATCAAATTTGTACAAACCATGTTTGCCGGACTAGATGCCTTGCGCGAAGCCGGAAAACTAACCGATAAGGTGCGCTGGGCTAATGCGGCAGGACTCTATGCTGATTCTGTCGCAGAGTCCACCCTGGGGCTAATGCTTGGGGCCGGGCATCGGTATAAGCAAATTATTCAGGCCAGCAATTGGGAAATAAATAAAGAACTACACCAAACCACTGATTTCCTAGGCCCAGCCTTAGGGCGCAAAGCCAAAATAACTATTTATGGTGCCGGTGGAATAGCTAAACGTTTAATCGAATTATTAGCCCTCTTTGGCGGTGAAATCACTGCTATTAATAATTCCGGCACAGCTGTTGCCGGGGCTGCGCGCACTGTCGCTGCTAGTGCTGTTTCTACTGGTGGTGATGGTGCAGGCTTGCAAGATCCAGCTATTGCAGACGCTGATTACCTAGTACTTTTGGCGCCACTTACCCCTGCTACCTACCATTTGGTTAATGCAGAATTTTTAGCTGCCATGAAGCCTTCGGCATTTCTTATCAATACCGGGCGCGGGCCGCTAGTAGATACCCCCGCTTTAATTACGGCCTTAGAAACTGGGCAAATTGCTGGAGCTGCCCTAGATGTGACTGATCCTGAGCCCCTGCCCGCTGATCATAAACTCTGGCAGCTACCAAATGTGCTGATTACCCCGCATGTGGCCAATACTGAAGCCTCGATGCAAGTAGCTTTGGGGCCGCTAACAGTAGAAAATGCGCGCTTATTTGCCGCCGGAAAAAAGATGTCGACAGAGGTCAATATTGCAGCCGGGTACTGA